The following coding sequences lie in one Nitratireductor mangrovi genomic window:
- a CDS encoding ABC transporter permease: MNAAQTFRLAFNFSLREMRGGLSGFLIFLACIALGVAAIGGVNSVARAITTGVASEGQVLLGGDIRFELVHRQASDEERAFMASFGDVAESAGMRSMARLPDGSDQTLVEVKAVGDRYPLFGALETTPPLDNGALFAESDGVFGAAAPPLLFDRLGLETGDRLKLGNATFELRAVIDSEPDLVSDGFGFAPRLMVSLDGIAASGLMQRGSLVEIAYKLRLPAGSSEADIARIAERARAEFPEAGWSIRSRANAAPALSSNIERFSQFLTLVGLTALVVGGVGVANAVRAYLDGKRSVIASLKSLGASGGFVFALYLVQILMIAMIGIAVGLVLAAAMPFLAGAALSSVLPVPSEAAIYWDALAVAALFGFLVTLAFALLPLGRARAVPATALFREAGFESSGLPAPLYVAAALVIVGLLALLAIWFSDDRRIATIFVGATIASFIVLRLVGHLVQWLARRSPRLRSTALRLAVGNIHRPGALTPSVVLALGLGLTLLVTLALIDGNLRNQITGNLPERAPNFFFVDIQNAEVDAFADLVGKESGGGNLMKVPMLRGRIMELNGVDVQKVEVPPEGRWVLRGDRGVTYSETVPENASLAAGEWWPADYAGEPLVSFAAEEGGELGLAIGDTITVNVLGRNITARIANFRAVEWESLSINFVMVFSPNTFAGAPHSWLATLTAPDATADDEARILNAVTRAFPAVTTVRVKDALEIVNRLVAQLATAIRAAAAVALIASVLVLSGALAAGNRARIHDAVVLKTLGATRGTLMTAFSLEYGLIGLATAVFALAAGSVAAWYVVAQIMALPVTFMPEIAVTTILLALVLTIGFGLVGTWRVLGHKAAPVLRNL; the protein is encoded by the coding sequence ATGAACGCCGCGCAAACCTTCCGCCTGGCCTTCAATTTTTCGCTGCGCGAGATGCGCGGCGGCCTTTCCGGCTTCCTGATCTTCCTCGCCTGCATTGCGCTCGGTGTCGCGGCGATAGGCGGCGTCAATTCCGTCGCCCGCGCCATCACCACCGGGGTCGCCTCCGAGGGCCAGGTGCTCCTGGGCGGCGACATCCGCTTCGAACTGGTCCACCGGCAGGCAAGCGATGAAGAGCGCGCGTTCATGGCGAGCTTCGGCGATGTTGCCGAAAGCGCCGGCATGCGTTCCATGGCGCGGCTGCCAGACGGTTCCGACCAGACCCTGGTCGAGGTCAAGGCGGTCGGCGACCGTTATCCGCTGTTTGGCGCTCTCGAAACCACACCGCCGCTCGACAACGGCGCGCTTTTCGCCGAGAGCGATGGCGTTTTCGGCGCCGCCGCGCCGCCGCTGCTTTTCGACCGCCTCGGCCTCGAAACCGGCGACCGGCTGAAACTTGGCAACGCCACCTTCGAGTTGCGGGCGGTGATCGACAGCGAGCCGGACCTCGTCTCCGACGGCTTCGGCTTCGCGCCACGGCTGATGGTATCGCTCGACGGCATAGCGGCATCCGGTCTCATGCAACGCGGCAGCCTGGTCGAGATTGCCTACAAGCTGCGCCTGCCCGCGGGGTCGAGCGAGGCCGATATCGCGCGCATCGCCGAGCGGGCGCGCGCGGAATTTCCCGAAGCCGGCTGGAGCATCCGCTCGCGCGCAAACGCCGCGCCCGCGCTGTCGTCCAACATCGAGCGCTTCTCGCAGTTTTTGACGCTGGTCGGCCTGACCGCGCTGGTGGTCGGCGGCGTCGGCGTCGCCAACGCCGTGCGCGCCTATCTCGACGGCAAGCGCAGCGTGATTGCCAGCCTGAAAAGCCTCGGCGCGTCGGGTGGCTTCGTGTTCGCGCTCTATCTCGTTCAGATCCTGATGATCGCGATGATCGGCATCGCCGTCGGCCTTGTCCTTGCCGCGGCAATGCCATTCTTGGCCGGTGCTGCGCTGTCCTCCGTGCTGCCGGTTCCAAGCGAGGCGGCCATCTACTGGGACGCATTGGCTGTCGCCGCCCTGTTCGGCTTCCTGGTCACGCTCGCTTTCGCGCTGCTGCCGCTCGGACGGGCGCGCGCGGTGCCGGCAACGGCCTTGTTCCGCGAAGCCGGTTTCGAATCGAGTGGCCTGCCGGCGCCGCTCTATGTGGCGGCGGCACTGGTGATCGTCGGCCTGCTGGCCTTGCTGGCGATCTGGTTTTCCGACGATCGCAGGATCGCGACGATCTTCGTCGGCGCCACCATCGCTTCCTTCATCGTGTTGCGTCTTGTCGGTCATCTCGTGCAGTGGCTGGCGCGACGCAGCCCGCGCCTGCGTTCGACAGCGCTGCGGCTCGCCGTCGGCAACATCCACCGGCCCGGTGCGCTGACACCATCTGTCGTGCTCGCGCTCGGGCTTGGCCTGACCCTGCTCGTCACGCTTGCGCTGATCGACGGCAATCTGCGCAACCAGATCACCGGCAACCTGCCCGAACGCGCGCCCAATTTCTTCTTCGTCGATATCCAGAACGCGGAGGTCGACGCCTTCGCCGACCTGGTCGGCAAGGAGAGCGGCGGCGGGAATCTGATGAAGGTTCCGATGCTGCGGGGCCGCATCATGGAACTGAACGGCGTCGACGTGCAGAAGGTCGAGGTGCCGCCAGAAGGTCGCTGGGTGCTGCGCGGCGATCGCGGGGTTACCTATTCCGAAACCGTGCCGGAAAACGCCTCGCTGGCAGCGGGCGAGTGGTGGCCGGCGGACTATGCCGGCGAACCGCTGGTGTCCTTCGCGGCCGAGGAGGGCGGGGAACTTGGCCTCGCCATCGGCGACACCATTACCGTCAACGTCCTCGGCCGCAACATCACCGCCCGCATCGCCAATTTCCGCGCCGTCGAGTGGGAATCGCTGTCGATCAACTTCGTCATGGTGTTTTCGCCCAACACCTTCGCCGGCGCGCCGCACAGTTGGCTGGCGACGCTGACCGCGCCCGACGCGACGGCCGACGACGAGGCGCGTATCCTCAACGCCGTCACGCGCGCCTTTCCCGCCGTCACCACCGTCCGGGTCAAGGACGCGCTGGAGATCGTCAACCGCCTGGTCGCGCAGTTGGCGACCGCCATCCGCGCCGCCGCCGCGGTGGCACTGATCGCCTCGGTGCTCGTCCTTTCCGGCGCCCTCGCGGCGGGCAATCGCGCCCGCATCCACGACGCCGTGGTGCTGAAGACGCTCGGCGCCACGCGTGGCACGCTGATGACGGCCTTTTCGCTCGAATACGGCCTGATCGGTCTCGCAACCGCGGTTTTCGCGCTCGCGGCCGGCTCCGTCGCGGCCTGGTATGTGGTCGCGCAGATCATGGCGCTGCCGGTCACCTTCATGCCCGAGATCGCCGTCACCACTATCCTTCTGGCTCTGGTTCTGACGATTGGATTCGGGCTGGTCGGCACCTGGCGCGTGCTGGGGCACAAGGCCGCCCCGGTGCTGCGCAATCTCTGA
- a CDS encoding Bax inhibitor-1/YccA family protein: protein MADLRNYNARVATADARADAAIDEGLRAYMLKVYNLMALGLAITGLAAWGTFNFAVSDGQLTAFGQLIYASAFRWVVILAPLAMVFFLSFRIHRMSVPAAQTTFWVYAGLVGMSLSTIFLVYTGTSIVRTFFITATAFGGLSLYGYTTKRDLSAMGSFLVMGLFGLIIAMIVNIFLGSTALQFAISVIGVLIFAGLTAYDTQQIKEMYYEGDDEAVAGRKSIMGALRLYLDFINLFMFLLHFLGNRE from the coding sequence ATGGCTGACCTTCGCAACTACAATGCGCGTGTCGCGACCGCGGACGCCCGCGCCGACGCCGCTATAGACGAAGGCCTGCGCGCCTATATGCTGAAGGTTTACAACCTGATGGCGCTCGGCCTCGCAATAACCGGGCTCGCCGCCTGGGGTACCTTCAATTTCGCCGTGTCCGACGGCCAGCTGACGGCCTTTGGTCAGCTGATCTATGCCAGCGCCTTCCGCTGGGTCGTGATCCTCGCCCCGCTGGCGATGGTCTTTTTCCTGTCGTTCAGGATCCACCGCATGAGCGTGCCGGCGGCGCAGACAACCTTCTGGGTCTATGCCGGCCTCGTCGGCATGTCGCTGTCGACGATCTTCCTCGTCTACACCGGCACCTCGATCGTGCGGACCTTCTTCATCACCGCGACCGCCTTCGGCGGCCTGTCGCTCTACGGTTACACGACCAAGCGCGACCTGTCGGCGATGGGCTCGTTCCTGGTGATGGGTCTGTTCGGCCTGATCATCGCGATGATCGTCAACATCTTCCTTGGTTCGACCGCGCTGCAGTTCGCGATCTCTGTGATCGGCGTGCTCATCTTCGCCGGCCTCACCGCCTACGACACGCAGCAGATCAAGGAGATGTATTACGAGGGCGATGACGAAGCGGTCGCCGGCCGCAAGTCGATCATGGGCGCCCTGCGCCTCTACCTCGACTTCATCAACCTGTTCATGTTCCTGCTCCATTTCCTGGGCAATCGCGAATAG
- a CDS encoding GNAT family N-acetyltransferase, whose product MSTLTIRPAERTDIGAITAIYADAVANGTASYELEPPSKAEMAARFDALAERGYPYFVAEDDAVVGYAYAGPFRPRRAYRFIVEDSIYLAPVAQGRGLGKKLLARLIDEATALGFRQMTAVIGDGARNLASVQLHAALGFRHAGRLEGSGYKHGRWLDTVFMQLMLNDGTATPPDAASLPERNFREGI is encoded by the coding sequence ATGAGCACGCTGACGATCAGGCCCGCCGAACGAACCGATATCGGGGCGATCACCGCGATCTACGCCGACGCCGTGGCCAACGGCACGGCGAGCTATGAGCTGGAGCCGCCGTCGAAGGCCGAGATGGCCGCGCGTTTCGATGCGCTGGCCGAGCGCGGCTATCCCTATTTCGTCGCCGAGGATGACGCCGTCGTCGGCTATGCCTATGCGGGTCCGTTCCGCCCGCGCCGCGCCTACCGCTTCATCGTCGAGGATTCGATCTATCTGGCGCCGGTCGCCCAGGGGCGGGGACTGGGAAAAAAGCTTCTCGCCAGGTTGATTGATGAGGCGACGGCGCTCGGCTTCCGCCAGATGACGGCGGTCATCGGCGATGGCGCCCGCAATCTGGCGTCGGTGCAGCTTCACGCAGCGCTCGGCTTCCGCCATGCCGGACGCCTCGAAGGTTCGGGCTACAAGCACGGCCGCTGGCTCGACACCGTCTTCATGCAACTGATGCTGAACGACGGTACGGCGACGCCGCCCGACGCGGCCTCGCTGCCCGAACGGAATTTTCGCGAGGGAATCTGA
- the acnA gene encoding aconitate hydratase AcnA yields the protein MSKSLDSFNCRRTLKVGEQEYIYFSLTEAEKNGLDGISRLPFSMKVLLENLLRNEDGRSVTKADIEAIAAWIDDKGSAGYEIAYRPARVLMQDFTGVPAVVDLAAMRDGIKALGGDPQKINPLVPVDLVIDHSVIVDEFGNPNAFARNVELEYQRNGERYRFLKWGQQAFKNFRVVPPGTGICHQVNLEYLGQTVWTKDENGETVAYPDTCVGTDSHTTMINGLGVLGWGVGGIEAEAAMLGQPISMLLPEVIGFKLTGKLKEGVTATDLVLTVTQMLRKKGVVGKFVEFFGDGLDDLTLADAATIGNMSPEYGATCGFFPVDSETLRYLDVSGRSKDRVALVEAYSKAQGMFRETGTEHPVFTDTLELDLGDVVPSMAGPKRPEGRIALDKIAPGFEEALVSEYKKDASAKDKRWAVEGEDYDLGHGDVAIAAITSCTNTSNPSVLIGAGLLARNANRLGLKQKPWVKTSLAPGSQVVAEYLDKSGLQKELDQIGFNLVGFGCTTCIGNSGPLNAPISKTINDKGLIAAGVLSGNRNFEGRISPDVQANYLASPPLVVAYALAGSVAIDLTSEPIGQDRDGKDVFLKDIWPSNQEIQDFIQKHVTRELFETKYADVFKGDDNWRAVEAPASETYAWDDHSTYVQNPPYFAGMAKTAGDVSDIKGARVLGLFGDKITTDHISPAGSIKAQSPAGKYLMDNGVGVTDFNQYGTRRGNHEVMMRGTFANIRIRNFMLGENGREGGYTIHYPSKEEMSIYDAAMRYREEGVPLVIFAGVEYGNGSSRDWAAKGTNLLGVRAVIAQSFERIHRSNLVGMGVIPFVLEDGVSWASLGLKGDEKVSIEGLETIKPRQKLVAKVTFADGSEKDVPILCRIDTLDELDYFKNGGILQYVLRDLAA from the coding sequence GTGTCAAAATCACTCGACAGCTTCAATTGCCGCCGCACGCTCAAGGTGGGCGAGCAGGAGTACATCTATTTCAGCCTGACCGAGGCGGAAAAGAACGGCCTTGACGGCATCTCGCGGCTTCCGTTCTCGATGAAGGTGCTGCTCGAGAACCTTTTGCGCAACGAGGACGGCCGCTCCGTCACCAAGGCCGACATCGAGGCGATTGCCGCCTGGATCGACGACAAGGGCTCGGCCGGCTACGAGATCGCCTACCGCCCGGCGCGTGTCCTGATGCAGGACTTCACCGGCGTTCCGGCGGTGGTCGACCTTGCCGCCATGCGCGACGGTATCAAGGCGCTGGGTGGCGACCCGCAGAAGATCAACCCGCTGGTGCCTGTCGACCTCGTCATCGACCATTCGGTGATCGTCGACGAATTCGGCAATCCGAACGCCTTCGCGCGCAATGTCGAGCTCGAATATCAGCGCAACGGCGAGCGCTACAGGTTCCTGAAGTGGGGCCAGCAGGCGTTCAAGAATTTCCGCGTCGTGCCGCCCGGCACCGGCATCTGCCACCAGGTCAATCTCGAATATCTCGGCCAGACAGTGTGGACCAAGGACGAGAACGGCGAGACGGTCGCCTATCCCGACACCTGCGTCGGCACCGATTCGCACACCACCATGATCAACGGCCTCGGCGTGCTCGGCTGGGGCGTCGGCGGCATCGAGGCCGAGGCTGCCATGCTCGGGCAGCCGATCTCGATGCTGTTGCCGGAGGTGATCGGCTTCAAGCTGACCGGGAAGCTCAAGGAAGGCGTGACGGCGACCGACCTCGTGCTCACCGTTACCCAGATGCTGCGCAAGAAGGGCGTGGTCGGCAAGTTCGTCGAATTCTTCGGCGACGGGCTCGACGACCTGACCCTCGCCGACGCCGCCACCATCGGCAATATGAGCCCGGAATATGGCGCGACCTGCGGCTTCTTCCCGGTCGATTCCGAAACGCTGCGCTACCTCGACGTCTCGGGCCGCTCCAAGGACCGCGTGGCGCTTGTGGAAGCCTATTCCAAGGCGCAGGGCATGTTCCGCGAGACGGGGACCGAACATCCGGTCTTCACCGACACGCTGGAACTCGACCTCGGCGACGTCGTGCCGTCGATGGCCGGCCCGAAGCGCCCGGAAGGCCGCATCGCGCTCGACAAGATCGCGCCGGGCTTCGAGGAGGCCCTGGTCTCCGAGTACAAGAAGGACGCTTCGGCGAAGGACAAGCGCTGGGCGGTCGAGGGCGAGGATTACGATCTCGGCCATGGCGACGTCGCGATCGCGGCGATCACGTCGTGCACCAACACCTCCAACCCGTCGGTGCTGATCGGCGCCGGGCTGCTGGCGCGCAACGCCAACCGGCTCGGCCTCAAGCAGAAGCCCTGGGTCAAGACCTCGCTGGCCCCCGGCTCTCAGGTGGTGGCCGAATATCTGGACAAGTCGGGCCTGCAGAAGGAGCTCGACCAGATCGGATTCAACCTTGTCGGTTTCGGCTGCACCACTTGCATCGGCAATTCCGGGCCGCTCAACGCGCCGATCTCGAAAACGATCAACGACAAGGGCCTGATCGCGGCTGGCGTGCTTTCGGGCAACCGCAATTTCGAGGGCCGCATCTCGCCAGACGTGCAGGCGAACTACCTGGCTTCGCCGCCGCTCGTCGTCGCCTATGCATTGGCCGGTTCGGTCGCGATCGACCTGACCAGCGAGCCGATCGGCCAGGACAGGGACGGCAAGGACGTGTTCCTGAAGGACATCTGGCCCTCCAACCAGGAGATCCAGGACTTCATCCAGAAGCATGTCACGCGCGAGCTGTTCGAGACCAAATATGCCGACGTCTTCAAGGGCGACGACAATTGGCGCGCCGTCGAGGCGCCGGCCAGCGAGACCTATGCCTGGGACGACCATTCGACCTATGTGCAGAACCCGCCCTACTTCGCCGGCATGGCCAAGACGGCGGGCGACGTCAGCGACATCAAGGGCGCGCGGGTGCTCGGTCTGTTCGGCGACAAGATAACCACCGACCACATCTCGCCCGCCGGTTCGATCAAGGCGCAGTCGCCGGCCGGCAAGTACCTGATGGACAACGGCGTCGGCGTCACCGACTTCAACCAGTACGGCACGCGGCGCGGCAATCACGAAGTGATGATGCGCGGCACCTTTGCCAATATCCGCATCCGCAACTTCATGCTGGGCGAAAACGGACGCGAGGGCGGCTACACGATCCACTATCCGTCCAAGGAGGAGATGTCGATCTACGACGCGGCGATGCGCTACAGGGAAGAAGGCGTGCCGCTGGTGATCTTCGCCGGGGTCGAATACGGCAACGGTTCGTCGCGCGACTGGGCGGCGAAGGGCACGAACCTGCTCGGTGTGCGCGCGGTGATCGCCCAGTCGTTCGAGCGCATCCACCGTTCCAACCTGGTCGGCATGGGCGTCATCCCCTTCGTGCTGGAGGACGGCGTTTCCTGGGCCTCGCTCGGCCTGAAGGGCGACGAGAAGGTCAGCATCGAAGGGCTGGAAACGATCAAGCCGCGCCAGAAGCTGGTCGCCAAGGTGACCTTCGCTGACGGAAGCGAGAAGGATGTGCCGATCCTCTGCCGCATCGATACGCTCGACGAGCTCGACTACTTCAAGAATGGCGGCATCCTGCAATACGTGCTGCGCGACCTCGCGGCCTGA
- a CDS encoding VOC family protein translates to MKVKRIVANVATQEINAAKRFYGDVLGLDVLMDQGWIATYGADEAARVQISFMTEGGSGTPVPDLSIEVDDVDTALDAMQRAGFEAEYGPADEPWGVRRFFVRDPFGKLVNILQHL, encoded by the coding sequence ATGAAGGTCAAGCGTATCGTCGCCAATGTCGCGACGCAGGAGATCAACGCCGCGAAGCGGTTCTACGGCGACGTTCTCGGCCTCGATGTGCTGATGGATCAGGGCTGGATCGCCACCTACGGCGCCGACGAGGCGGCGCGGGTGCAGATCAGCTTCATGACCGAGGGCGGTTCAGGCACGCCCGTGCCGGATCTGTCGATAGAGGTCGACGATGTCGACACGGCGCTGGATGCGATGCAGAGGGCCGGCTTCGAGGCCGAGTATGGTCCCGCCGACGAGCCCTGGGGTGTACGGCGCTTCTTCGTGCGCGATCCCTTCGGCAAGCTGGTCAATATTCTCCAGCACCTTTGA
- the ccmA gene encoding heme ABC exporter ATP-binding protein CcmA, with product MRLVADNLAGERGGETVFSGISFSLDEGDALVVTGPNGAGKSTLLRVVAGLLPVAGGGVALEPTSEEWPDLASACHYLGHQNGMKTALTVTENLSFWRDYLGAPHLTVPEALEMVGLDAIGHLPFGYLSTGQRRRVAIARLLVSYRPVWLLDEPTAGLDRASERQFADLMDAHCEDGGIILAATHLPLGLEQTQELRMGEA from the coding sequence ATGCGCCTCGTCGCCGACAATCTGGCCGGGGAGCGCGGTGGCGAAACCGTCTTTTCCGGCATTTCCTTTTCGCTCGATGAGGGCGACGCGCTTGTCGTGACCGGCCCCAACGGCGCCGGCAAGTCCACGCTTTTGCGCGTCGTGGCAGGCCTGCTGCCGGTTGCCGGCGGCGGCGTGGCGCTTGAGCCAACGTCGGAAGAATGGCCCGATCTCGCCTCCGCCTGCCATTACCTCGGCCACCAGAACGGCATGAAGACCGCGCTGACCGTCACCGAGAACCTGAGCTTCTGGCGCGACTATCTCGGCGCCCCGCACCTGACTGTGCCCGAGGCTCTGGAGATGGTCGGCCTCGACGCGATCGGCCACCTGCCATTCGGCTATCTTTCGACCGGCCAGCGAAGGCGCGTTGCGATCGCCAGACTGCTGGTGAGCTACCGCCCGGTCTGGCTGCTCGACGAGCCGACCGCCGGTCTCGACCGCGCCTCGGAACGACAGTTCGCCGATCTCATGGACGCGCATTGCGAGGATGGCGGCATCATCCTCGCCGCCACCCACCTGCCGCTCGGGCTGGAGCAGACGCAGGAGTTGCGGATGGGCGAGGCATGA
- a CDS encoding arylesterase codes for MGFKQTAPAFVIGLLVLAASAGLSRAGTDIVGFGDSLMAGYQLAPGESFPERLEVALKAKGYEVTVVNAGVSGDTSSGGLSRLDWSVPDGTDLVILELGANDMLRGLPPQVTEKNLDEMISRLKERGIDVVLAGMLAAPNLGADYAEAFDGIFPRLAERHDLTLIPFFMEGVAADPKLLLSDGMHPTAEGVDRMVEEALPYVERALDGVAGVGDGSG; via the coding sequence ATGGGTTTCAAACAGACCGCTCCGGCTTTCGTCATCGGGCTGCTTGTCCTGGCCGCCTCGGCGGGTTTGTCGCGGGCCGGCACGGACATTGTCGGCTTTGGTGACAGCCTGATGGCGGGTTACCAGCTGGCGCCGGGCGAATCCTTCCCTGAACGGCTGGAGGTTGCGCTCAAGGCGAAAGGCTACGAGGTGACGGTCGTCAATGCCGGCGTTTCCGGAGACACCAGCAGCGGCGGACTGTCGCGGCTCGACTGGTCTGTCCCCGACGGCACCGATCTGGTCATCCTCGAACTCGGTGCGAACGACATGTTGCGTGGCCTTCCTCCGCAGGTCACGGAAAAGAACCTCGACGAGATGATCTCGCGGCTGAAGGAGCGCGGTATCGACGTCGTGCTCGCCGGGATGCTGGCGGCACCCAATCTGGGTGCCGACTACGCGGAAGCCTTTGATGGCATCTTCCCACGACTGGCGGAACGTCACGATCTGACCCTGATTCCGTTCTTCATGGAGGGGGTTGCCGCCGATCCGAAGCTTCTGCTTTCCGACGGAATGCATCCGACCGCGGAAGGAGTCGACCGCATGGTCGAAGAGGCGCTGCCCTATGTCGAGCGCGCGCTCGACGGCGTCGCGGGGGTTGGCGACGGCAGCGGCTGA
- a CDS encoding DUF1223 domain-containing protein produces MKPYHLLKLAAAGAMLACAAALANAEERSRPLGVVELFTSQGCNSCPRADAYFGELAQSGDVVALAYHVDYWDYLGWRDTMGSPENTTRQYEYARSLGERAVYTPQAIVNGRVHMNGASRAKVGSALDTMAREGKGLIVDIKLEEGVDSVIIEAGKAPDGYGKANLVLVYFDPVTPVEIKRGENAGKTITYWNAVSGVQSVGMWHGKPMRVEIPAMELKKRGAAGCAVLLQGIGKNGNPGPILGAAIVGAPAS; encoded by the coding sequence ATGAAGCCTTATCATCTCCTGAAGCTGGCCGCTGCCGGCGCCATGCTGGCATGTGCGGCGGCGCTGGCGAATGCCGAAGAACGCTCCCGCCCGCTCGGCGTGGTCGAGCTGTTCACCAGCCAGGGGTGCAATTCCTGCCCGCGCGCCGATGCCTATTTCGGCGAACTCGCGCAATCGGGCGACGTCGTGGCGCTGGCCTATCACGTCGACTATTGGGACTATCTCGGCTGGCGCGACACGATGGGCAGCCCGGAAAACACGACGCGCCAGTATGAATATGCCCGCTCACTGGGGGAACGGGCGGTCTACACACCGCAGGCGATCGTCAATGGCCGCGTGCATATGAACGGCGCCAGCCGCGCGAAAGTCGGCTCGGCGCTGGACACGATGGCCAGGGAAGGCAAGGGCCTCATCGTCGACATCAAGCTCGAGGAAGGCGTCGACAGTGTCATCATCGAAGCAGGCAAGGCCCCGGACGGCTACGGCAAGGCGAACCTGGTGCTGGTCTATTTCGATCCGGTGACCCCTGTCGAGATCAAGCGCGGCGAGAATGCCGGCAAGACCATCACCTACTGGAACGCGGTTTCCGGGGTGCAGTCGGTGGGCATGTGGCACGGCAAGCCAATGCGGGTGGAGATCCCGGCCATGGAACTGAAGAAACGCGGCGCTGCCGGTTGCGCGGTGCTCCTGCAGGGGATCGGCAAGAACGGCAATCCCGGGCCGATCCTCGGTGCGGCGATCGTCGGCGCACCCGCAAGCTGA
- a CDS encoding ABC transporter ATP-binding protein: protein MTKTVIELRQVSLTLGHGASRVHVLKGIDLDISAGEATGIVGPSGSGKSTLLMVIAGLESVDAGTVRIAGEALNGRSEDDIAAFRGRNIGIVFQSFHLIPNMTALENVAVPLELAGHADPFGVAAAELAAVGLKDRVTHYPGELSGGEQQRVAIARALAPEPKILIADEPTGNLDQATGRQIADLLFAKAQERAMTLLLVTHDPALAGRCARQVAMRSGRIEPAPAAQAVSA, encoded by the coding sequence GTGACCAAAACGGTAATCGAACTGAGGCAGGTGTCGCTGACGCTCGGTCACGGCGCGTCCCGCGTCCATGTCCTGAAAGGGATCGATCTCGACATCAGCGCCGGCGAGGCGACCGGCATCGTCGGCCCCTCCGGGTCCGGCAAGTCGACCTTGCTGATGGTGATCGCCGGGCTCGAATCGGTCGACGCCGGCACGGTTCGCATCGCCGGCGAGGCATTGAACGGCCGCAGCGAGGACGACATCGCCGCCTTCCGCGGCCGCAACATCGGCATCGTCTTCCAGTCCTTCCATCTCATTCCCAACATGACGGCGCTCGAAAACGTTGCGGTGCCGCTGGAGCTTGCAGGCCATGCCGACCCGTTCGGCGTGGCCGCTGCCGAACTCGCCGCGGTCGGGCTCAAGGACCGCGTCACCCACTATCCGGGCGAACTGTCGGGCGGCGAACAGCAGCGCGTGGCGATTGCCCGTGCCCTGGCGCCGGAACCGAAGATCCTGATCGCCGACGAGCCGACCGGCAATCTCGACCAGGCCACCGGCCGCCAGATCGCGGACCTGCTGTTCGCCAAGGCCCAGGAGCGCGCCATGACCCTGCTTCTGGTCACCCACGACCCTGCACTCGCAGGACGCTGCGCCCGTCAGGTCGCCATGCGCTCCGGCCGCATCGAGCCGGCGCCGGCCGCCCAGGCGGTCTCCGCCTGA
- a CDS encoding ceramidase, which translates to MSQLLEAIDIYCERTGPEFWSEPLNALTNLAFVAAGLWGVRAVRSNDTGGFAMVLAWWVVAIGIGSGLFHTFANRLTIWADILPIAGFTFAYTIFNLRRFLGMGWGRTIAIFIAFYAAAGLITWSLPAWLDAATNGTIGYLPAWLALFFFGSWLVVRGHPAGWYNLAAAAIFIVSAAFRTIDGDVCSAIPTGTHFLWHTLNGLMLGVLLAATARHGRRPPPVKGAGEY; encoded by the coding sequence ATGTCACAACTCCTCGAGGCCATCGACATCTACTGCGAGCGCACCGGGCCGGAATTCTGGTCCGAACCGCTGAATGCGCTCACCAATCTCGCCTTTGTCGCCGCCGGTCTCTGGGGCGTACGCGCGGTGCGCTCGAACGACACCGGTGGCTTCGCCATGGTGCTGGCATGGTGGGTGGTGGCGATCGGCATCGGCTCCGGGCTTTTCCACACCTTCGCCAACCGCCTGACGATCTGGGCCGACATCCTGCCGATCGCCGGCTTTACCTTCGCCTACACGATCTTCAACCTGCGCCGCTTCCTCGGCATGGGCTGGGGCCGCACGATCGCGATCTTCATTGCCTTCTATGCGGCCGCCGGCCTGATCACCTGGTCGCTGCCGGCCTGGCTCGATGCCGCCACCAACGGCACCATCGGCTACCTGCCGGCCTGGCTGGCGCTGTTCTTCTTCGGCAGTTGGCTGGTCGTGCGCGGCCACCCGGCCGGCTGGTACAATCTCGCCGCGGCCGCGATCTTCATCGTCTCGGCGGCCTTCCGCACCATCGATGGCGATGTCTGCTCCGCCATCCCCACCGGCACGCATTTCCTCTGGCATACGCTGAACGGGCTGATGCTCGGCGTGCTCCTAGCGGCGACGGCCAGGCATGGCCGCCGGCCGCCCCCGGTCAAAGGTGCTGGAGAATATTGA
- a CDS encoding DUF2794 domain-containing protein, which yields MVERAEGAEDTDGSAMLIPLHEARRDRREGPVTFERRELDQILKLYGRMVAANEWRDYAIDHLSDRAVFSVFRRTSEVPLFQIVKNPRLARKQGAYSVVAATGLIMKRGHELARVLNVFDKRLKLVEA from the coding sequence ATGGTCGAACGCGCCGAAGGAGCGGAGGACACAGACGGCTCCGCGATGCTGATCCCGCTTCACGAGGCGAGGCGGGATCGACGAGAAGGCCCCGTCACTTTCGAGCGGCGTGAACTCGACCAGATTCTCAAGCTTTACGGGCGCATGGTCGCCGCCAATGAATGGCGCGACTACGCCATCGACCATCTCTCCGACCGGGCGGTGTTTTCGGTGTTCAGGCGCACCAGCGAGGTGCCGCTGTTCCAGATCGTCAAGAATCCGCGGCTGGCGCGCAAGCAGGGCGCCTATTCGGTCGTCGCCGCCACCGGTCTGATCATGAAGCGCGGCCACGAACTGGCTCGGGTGCTCAACGTCTTCGACAAGCGGCTGAAGCTGGTCGAGGCCTGA